The following proteins are co-located in the Diaphorobacter sp. HDW4B genome:
- a CDS encoding amino acid aminotransferase → MSLFTAVEMAPRDPILGLNEQFGADTNPNKVNLGVGVYFDDNGKLPLLKCVQAAEKAMMDKPTARGYLPIDGIASYDSAVKTLVFGADSEVVKAGRVATVQAVGGTGGLKIGADFLKKLNPNAKVLISDPSWENHKAIFTNAGFEVGTYKYYDAATRSVNFDGMIADLSAAAAGTVVVLHACCHNPTGYDITAAQWDKVIEVVKAKGLVAFLDMAYQGFGHGLKEDGAVIGKFIAAGLNIFVSTSFSKSFSLYGERVGALSVVANDKDEAARVLSQLKIVIRTNYSNPPTHGGAVVSAVLNDPALRAQWEEELGEMRVRIKAMRQKLVDGLKAAGVKQDMDFITTQIGMFSYSGLSKDQMVRLRSEFGVYGTDTGRMCVAALNSKNVEYVCKAIAAVI, encoded by the coding sequence CCAACCCCAACAAGGTGAATCTCGGCGTGGGCGTGTACTTCGACGACAACGGCAAGCTCCCGCTGCTGAAGTGCGTGCAAGCTGCAGAAAAAGCCATGATGGACAAGCCCACAGCCCGTGGCTACCTGCCCATCGACGGTATCGCTTCCTACGACAGCGCTGTCAAGACCCTCGTGTTCGGCGCTGACTCCGAAGTGGTCAAGGCTGGCCGCGTGGCCACCGTGCAAGCCGTGGGCGGCACCGGCGGCCTCAAGATCGGCGCTGACTTCCTCAAGAAGCTCAACCCGAACGCCAAGGTCCTGATCTCCGACCCCAGCTGGGAAAACCACAAGGCCATCTTCACCAACGCCGGTTTTGAAGTCGGCACCTACAAGTACTACGACGCGGCCACCCGCTCGGTGAACTTCGACGGCATGATCGCCGACCTGAGCGCTGCCGCCGCCGGCACCGTGGTCGTGCTGCACGCCTGCTGCCACAACCCCACCGGCTATGACATCACCGCTGCCCAATGGGACAAGGTCATCGAAGTGGTCAAGGCCAAGGGTCTGGTCGCTTTCCTCGACATGGCCTACCAAGGCTTCGGCCACGGCCTGAAGGAAGACGGCGCCGTGATCGGCAAGTTCATCGCCGCTGGCCTGAACATTTTTGTGTCCACTTCGTTCTCCAAGAGCTTCAGCCTGTACGGCGAGCGCGTCGGTGCCCTGTCCGTGGTCGCCAACGACAAGGACGAAGCCGCCCGCGTGCTGTCGCAACTGAAGATCGTCATCCGCACCAACTACTCCAACCCACCCACACACGGTGGTGCAGTGGTGTCGGCCGTGCTGAACGACCCCGCTCTGCGTGCTCAGTGGGAAGAAGAACTGGGCGAAATGCGCGTGCGCATCAAGGCCATGCGTCAGAAGCTGGTCGACGGTCTGAAGGCTGCCGGCGTGAAGCAGGACATGGACTTCATCACCACACAGATCGGCATGTTCTCGTACTCGGGTCTGTCCAAGGACCAGATGGTGCGTCTGCGTTCTGAGTTCGGCGTGTACGGTACCGATACGGGTCGTATGTGCGTGGCTGCGCTGAACAGCAAGAACGTGGAATACGTTTGCAAGGCGATTGCAGCGGTGATCTGA
- a CDS encoding YigZ family protein — MPHTLKSAVHSELIIKKSRFIGCVQPMSDRASAQAVVEQLRAEHPGAAHVCWALLAGGQSAAVDDGEPSGTAGRPMLDVLRHQDLEGVLATVVRYFGGVKLGAGGLVRAYTDSVAQALLKAEKIERQVMAELECSLPYAQEGLLRREVEAAGAELLEVSHGSQVIARLKMPQSAAANFVARLSDLAQGRIGWIQDGTQ, encoded by the coding sequence ATGCCTCACACCCTGAAATCAGCCGTCCACAGCGAACTCATCATCAAGAAAAGCCGTTTCATCGGCTGCGTGCAACCCATGAGCGACCGCGCCAGCGCGCAAGCTGTGGTCGAGCAACTGCGCGCCGAGCACCCCGGCGCGGCCCATGTCTGCTGGGCGTTGCTGGCGGGTGGGCAGTCTGCCGCTGTCGATGACGGAGAGCCCAGCGGCACGGCAGGTCGCCCCATGCTGGACGTGCTGCGTCATCAGGATCTGGAAGGCGTGCTCGCGACTGTGGTGCGCTACTTTGGCGGCGTGAAGCTGGGCGCAGGCGGACTGGTTCGGGCCTACACCGACAGCGTGGCGCAAGCGCTTTTGAAAGCCGAGAAGATCGAGCGCCAGGTGATGGCCGAACTCGAATGCAGCCTGCCCTACGCGCAGGAAGGCCTGCTGCGCCGCGAGGTCGAAGCCGCCGGTGCCGAGCTGCTGGAGGTGTCGCACGGCAGTCAGGTGATCGCGCGGCTGAAGATGCCGCAGAGCGCCGCTGCCAACTTCGTCGCACGGCTGAGCGATCTGGCCCAAGGGCGCATCGGCTGGATTCAGGACGGCACCCAGTAG
- the azu gene encoding azurin, translating to MKKLLKWIAVACVSVAAVPAFAAPNCSVEVESNDAMQFNTKAISVPAACKDFTVKLKHVGKMPKTAMGHNLVIAKTADMQGIANDGIPAGADKDYVKPADARVIAHTKLIGGGETASVTFAVNKLKAGDDYTFFCSFPGHSGIMKGALTLAK from the coding sequence ATGAAGAAGCTTCTGAAGTGGATCGCCGTCGCCTGTGTCTCCGTTGCTGCCGTGCCTGCGTTTGCAGCGCCCAATTGCAGTGTCGAAGTGGAAAGCAACGACGCCATGCAGTTCAACACCAAGGCCATCAGCGTTCCCGCCGCGTGCAAGGATTTCACCGTCAAGCTCAAGCATGTGGGCAAGATGCCCAAGACCGCCATGGGCCACAACCTGGTGATCGCCAAGACGGCCGACATGCAGGGCATCGCCAACGACGGCATTCCCGCCGGCGCCGACAAGGACTACGTCAAGCCCGCCGACGCCCGCGTGATCGCCCACACCAAGCTGATCGGCGGTGGCGAGACGGCATCGGTCACCTTCGCGGTGAACAAGCTCAAGGCGGGTGACGACTACACCTTCTTCTGCTCCTTCCCTGGCCACTCCGGCATCATGAAGGGCGCGCTGACGCTGGCGAAATAA
- a CDS encoding DUF1294 domain-containing protein has protein sequence MRKQGTIRRWEVERGFGFIDSGDSRDVFVHVKDFAKPGTTPVAGMQVTYEEIQVGGKGPRAVDVRLAGRAAAATNPPQTQTSERPRSAQPAPTRRASGPATGNSLFKVLLLILVALYAFAIFSGRMPFVLLAVVGLINLVTYLVYNFDKDAAEKGRWRVSENTLHMLSLIGGWPMAWYAQQSLRHKSSKHEFRVMYWVTVFGNCALLAVYVLFPQLWRNVTSHLN, from the coding sequence ATGCGCAAACAGGGAACGATTCGCCGCTGGGAAGTGGAACGCGGTTTTGGCTTCATCGACAGCGGCGATTCGCGTGATGTCTTTGTGCACGTCAAGGATTTTGCCAAGCCCGGCACCACGCCGGTCGCGGGCATGCAGGTGACGTACGAAGAAATCCAGGTCGGCGGCAAGGGCCCTCGCGCCGTGGATGTGCGCCTGGCTGGACGAGCCGCTGCAGCAACCAATCCCCCTCAAACACAAACCAGCGAACGCCCTCGCTCTGCGCAGCCCGCGCCGACGCGACGTGCATCGGGACCGGCCACGGGCAACTCGTTGTTCAAGGTGCTGCTGCTCATCTTGGTGGCTTTGTATGCCTTCGCCATCTTCTCGGGCCGCATGCCGTTCGTGCTGTTGGCCGTCGTGGGCTTGATCAATCTGGTCACCTACCTTGTCTACAACTTCGACAAGGACGCCGCCGAGAAAGGCCGCTGGCGGGTGAGCGAGAACACGCTGCACATGCTGTCGCTGATCGGTGGCTGGCCGATGGCCTGGTACGCGCAGCAGTCGCTGCGTCACAAGTCGTCCAAGCACGAGTTCCGCGTGATGTACTGGGTGACCGTGTTCGGCAATTGCGCGCTGTTGGCGGTGTATGTGCTTTTCCCGCAGTTGTGGCGCAACGTGACGTCCCACCTGAACTGA
- a CDS encoding YgiQ family radical SAM protein, with protein MNAPIDVSFFHRAAKPLTSYRPYWAKRFGPAPFLPMSRAEMDQLGWDSCDIILVTGDAYVDHPSFGMAVIGRVLEAQGFRVGIIAQPDWQSAEEFKKLGKPNLFWGVTAGNMDSMINRYTADRKIRSDDAYTPGDVAGKRPDRAAIVYSQRCREAYKDVPIVLGGIEGSLRRIAHYDYWSDKVRRSIVVDSKCDILLYGNAERALVEVAHRIAAREPVEKITDVRGTAFFRRESEEGWFELDSTEVDEPGVVEAHINPYQTTSEQAEAQGQTCSKEEGGEQPAAMPSGEQPIQFMPNPSLRGKGKSKLPPRDRTVLRLPSYEDVKSDPILYAHANRVLHLETNPGNARALVQAHGEGVTARDVWLNPPPIPLTTAEMDWVFGLPYARNPHPSYADETGGHDGATKIPAWEMIRTSVNIMRGCFGGCTFCSITEHEGRIIQSRSEDSIIQEIEDIRDKVKGFTGTISDLGGPTANMYRLGCKSPEIEAACRKPSCVFPGICQNLHTDHDPLIKIYRRARKLPGIKKILIGSGLRYDLAVKSPEYVKELVQHHVGGYLKIAPEHTEAGPLNKMMKPGIGSYDRFKQLFEKFSEEAGKKQYLIPYFIAAHPGTSDEDMMNLAIWLKRNGFRADQVQTFYPSPMATATAMYHSGRNTLTKVRREMRDADEETVDIVRGEKRRRLHKAFLRYHDPNNWPMLREALKAMGRSDLIGNGKQHLIPTFQPLVDGGYQSARKKNSTQGTGVGSRSVNSQQAKAYTMGKAAKPLGASASSKPQKEKEVDVRFAKPGQPAPGRMLTQHTGLPPRAGVGGGKKPGGPRKPR; from the coding sequence ATGAACGCTCCCATTGATGTTTCCTTCTTCCACCGAGCAGCCAAACCGCTGACCAGCTACCGACCGTACTGGGCCAAGCGCTTCGGCCCTGCGCCGTTTCTGCCGATGTCTCGCGCAGAAATGGACCAGCTCGGCTGGGATTCCTGCGACATCATTCTGGTGACGGGTGACGCTTATGTGGATCACCCGAGCTTCGGCATGGCCGTGATTGGCCGCGTGCTCGAAGCGCAGGGTTTTCGCGTGGGCATCATCGCGCAGCCCGATTGGCAAAGCGCCGAAGAGTTCAAGAAGCTCGGCAAGCCCAATCTGTTCTGGGGCGTGACCGCGGGCAACATGGATTCGATGATCAACCGCTACACGGCTGATCGCAAGATTCGCAGCGACGACGCCTACACCCCCGGCGACGTCGCTGGCAAGCGCCCCGACCGCGCTGCCATCGTCTATAGCCAGCGCTGCCGCGAAGCCTACAAGGATGTGCCGATCGTGCTCGGCGGCATCGAAGGCAGCCTGCGCCGCATCGCGCATTACGACTACTGGAGCGACAAGGTCCGCCGCTCCATCGTGGTGGACAGCAAGTGCGACATTCTTCTGTACGGCAATGCCGAGCGCGCGCTGGTGGAAGTGGCGCACCGCATCGCCGCGCGTGAGCCCGTCGAAAAAATCACCGATGTGCGCGGCACCGCGTTCTTCCGCCGTGAATCGGAAGAGGGCTGGTTCGAGCTCGATTCCACCGAGGTGGACGAGCCCGGCGTCGTCGAAGCGCACATCAATCCGTACCAGACCACCAGCGAGCAGGCCGAGGCACAAGGCCAGACCTGCTCCAAGGAAGAGGGCGGTGAACAACCCGCAGCAATGCCATCGGGCGAGCAGCCGATCCAGTTCATGCCCAACCCGTCGCTGCGCGGCAAAGGCAAGAGCAAACTGCCTCCGCGCGACCGCACTGTGCTGCGTCTGCCCAGCTACGAAGACGTCAAGAGCGACCCGATTCTGTATGCCCACGCCAACCGCGTGCTGCACCTGGAAACCAATCCCGGCAACGCCCGCGCGCTGGTTCAGGCGCACGGCGAAGGCGTGACGGCGCGCGATGTGTGGCTCAATCCGCCTCCCATCCCGCTGACCACAGCAGAGATGGACTGGGTCTTCGGCCTGCCATACGCCCGCAACCCACACCCCAGCTACGCTGATGAAACCGGCGGCCACGACGGCGCGACCAAGATTCCCGCGTGGGAGATGATCCGCACGTCGGTCAACATCATGCGCGGCTGCTTTGGCGGCTGCACCTTCTGCTCCATCACCGAGCACGAAGGCCGCATCATCCAGAGCCGCTCCGAAGACTCCATCATTCAGGAGATCGAGGACATCCGCGACAAGGTGAAGGGCTTCACCGGCACCATCTCCGACCTGGGCGGCCCCACGGCCAACATGTACCGCCTCGGCTGCAAGAGCCCCGAGATCGAAGCCGCCTGCCGCAAGCCCAGCTGCGTGTTCCCCGGCATCTGCCAGAACCTGCACACCGACCACGACCCGCTCATCAAGATCTACCGCCGCGCGCGCAAGCTCCCCGGCATCAAGAAGATTCTGATCGGCTCCGGTCTGCGTTACGACCTCGCGGTGAAGTCGCCTGAGTACGTGAAAGAGCTGGTGCAGCACCACGTCGGCGGCTATCTCAAGATCGCGCCTGAACACACCGAAGCCGGCCCGCTCAACAAGATGATGAAGCCGGGCATTGGCAGCTATGACCGCTTCAAGCAGCTCTTCGAAAAGTTCAGCGAAGAAGCAGGCAAGAAGCAGTACCTGATTCCGTACTTCATCGCCGCGCACCCGGGCACCAGTGACGAGGACATGATGAACCTCGCCATCTGGCTCAAGCGCAACGGCTTTCGCGCCGATCAGGTGCAGACCTTCTATCCAAGCCCCATGGCCACGGCCACGGCCATGTACCACTCGGGCCGCAACACCCTCACCAAGGTGCGCCGCGAGATGCGCGATGCGGACGAGGAAACCGTGGACATCGTGCGCGGCGAAAAGCGTCGCCGTCTGCACAAGGCCTTCCTGCGCTATCACGACCCGAACAACTGGCCCATGCTGCGCGAAGCCCTCAAGGCGATGGGCCGCTCCGACCTGATCGGCAACGGCAAGCAGCACTTGATTCCGACCTTCCAGCCGCTGGTGGATGGCGGTTATCAAAGCGCCCGCAAGAAGAACTCCACGCAAGGCACGGGCGTCGGCTCGCGCTCGGTGAACTCTCAGCAGGCCAAGGCCTACACCATGGGCAAGGCAGCCAAGCCGCTGGGCGCTTCTGCTTCTTCCAAGCCCCAGAAGGAAAAGGAAGTGGACGTGCGCTTTGCCAAGCCCGGCCAGCCCGCTCCTGGCCGCATGCTCACACAGCACACGGGTCTGCCTCCGCGCGCTGGCGTGGGCGGCGGAAAGAAGCCGGGCGGCCCGCGCAAGCCGCGTTGA
- a CDS encoding type III secretion system chaperone has protein sequence MSQIDQMLQGLAASTGLSDAIQFNEQGVATLSVAGKLELHLEKVNDGRALQMYCVIGPLPPVQLEALLLDAMQANLFAAQTKGSVLSIDAQSNELLLSQLVHPEAVSDQQFLELLDDFIDVAEIWRDKLAAKRWLLPEASSAAPKAAEQELIQAQFMHRV, from the coding sequence ATGAGCCAAATCGATCAAATGCTGCAGGGGCTGGCCGCGTCGACGGGACTGTCCGACGCCATCCAATTCAACGAGCAAGGCGTCGCCACCCTGAGCGTGGCGGGCAAGCTGGAACTGCATCTCGAAAAGGTGAACGATGGTCGCGCGCTGCAGATGTATTGCGTCATCGGCCCGCTTCCACCGGTGCAACTGGAGGCCTTGCTGCTCGACGCCATGCAAGCCAATCTGTTCGCGGCGCAGACCAAGGGTTCCGTGCTGTCGATCGATGCACAGAGCAACGAGCTGCTGTTGAGCCAGCTCGTTCATCCGGAAGCAGTGAGCGACCAGCAATTTCTGGAACTGCTGGATGACTTCATCGACGTGGCCGAAATCTGGCGCGACAAGCTCGCGGCCAAGCGCTGGCTGCTTCCCGAGGCATCAAGCGCAGCGCCCAAAGCCGCCGAGCAGGAACTGATTCAGGCCCAGTTCATGCACCGGGTCTGA
- the ygiD gene encoding 4,5-DOPA dioxygenase extradiol, with protein MASLAALATAFPAGLICSTASAQTRNLLESLKPSPRMPVLFVGHGSPMNAIEDNQWRHAWQQMGAELMTRAVQPQLILCISAHWLTKNGWYLTAMPEPRTIHDFSGFPRELHEQQYPAAGAPKVARSLAAELKSPATKTALGVDEREWGLDHGTWSVLKPMFPKAQIPVLQLSMDYSRPPEEHYALGQQLAALRERGVLIVGSGNAVHNLRRTKRGSAPNEAYDWATEFDTKVNDWIKLGQLDQLQTFQKLGETAIQSHPTHEHYLPLLYAAGAASSKEMPRFFNTGFQSASISMRSAIWG; from the coding sequence CTGGCAAGTCTTGCCGCACTGGCCACTGCCTTCCCGGCAGGCCTGATCTGCTCCACCGCCAGCGCACAGACGCGCAACCTGCTCGAATCCCTCAAGCCATCCCCGCGCATGCCTGTGCTCTTCGTCGGCCACGGCAGCCCGATGAACGCCATCGAAGACAACCAATGGCGCCACGCATGGCAGCAAATGGGCGCGGAACTCATGACCCGCGCCGTGCAGCCACAGCTCATCCTCTGCATCTCCGCGCATTGGCTGACCAAGAACGGCTGGTACCTCACGGCCATGCCCGAGCCGCGCACCATCCACGATTTCAGCGGCTTCCCGCGTGAACTGCACGAACAGCAATATCCCGCAGCAGGCGCACCCAAGGTAGCCCGCAGCCTGGCCGCAGAACTGAAATCACCGGCCACCAAGACCGCACTGGGCGTGGACGAAAGAGAATGGGGCCTCGACCACGGCACCTGGTCCGTCCTCAAACCCATGTTCCCCAAGGCCCAGATCCCCGTCCTGCAACTCAGCATGGACTACAGCCGCCCACCAGAAGAACACTACGCACTCGGCCAACAACTGGCCGCACTGCGCGAGCGAGGCGTGCTCATCGTCGGCAGCGGTAACGCCGTTCATAACCTGAGACGCACAAAGCGCGGATCAGCCCCCAACGAGGCCTACGACTGGGCGACGGAATTCGACACCAAGGTGAACGACTGGATCAAGCTCGGCCAACTGGACCAACTGCAGACATTCCAGAAACTGGGCGAAACCGCCATCCAGTCACACCCCACCCACGAGCACTACTTACCGCTCCTCTACGCAGCAGGCGCAGCCAGCAGCAAGGAAATGCCAAGGTTCTTCAACACCGGCTTCCAATCCGCATCGATCTCCATGCGCTCGGCAATCTGGGGCTGA